The window ACGTCGAAACCTTCGGCCAGGGCGGACAGCGCCGGGAAGGCTACGCAGACCTCGGTCACCACGCCGGCGATGATCAGTTGCTTCTTGCCGGTGGCCTTGATCGCCTTGACGAAGTCTTCGTTGTCCCAGGCGTTGATCTGGCCAGGGCGGGCGATGTAGGGCGCGTCCGGGAACATTTCCTTCAGCTCCGGCACCAGCGGGCCGTTGGGGCCGGTTTCGAAGCTGGTGGTGAGGATGGTCGGCAACTTGAAGTACTTGGCCAGGTCGGCCAGGGCCAGGACGTTGTTCTTGAACTTGTCCGGTTCGATGTCGCGTACCAGCGAGAGCAGACCAGCCTGGTGATCGACCAGCAGGACGGCGGCGTTGTCTTTGTCCAGACGGTTGTAGGTGGTGTTGGTCATGTTGAAATCCTCGATTTGCTTTCAGTGGGTGCCCGGCGTACCGGAGTCTCGCTGCAGTGCGTCACTGCATGGGGAAAAGATTAAAATCGACACCCTTGGTGCGCTAGATTGCAAAAATCATCTCTAGCGTTCTATTTAAGGAACGGAAATGGAAGACCTGAACTCCCTGTACTACTTCACCCAGGTGGTGGAGCACGGCGGTTTCGCCTCGGCCGGGCGTGCGCTGGACATGCCCAAGTCGAAGCTCAGCCGGCGCATCGCGGAGCTGGAGGAGCGCCTCGGCGTGCGCCTGCTGCAGCGCACCAGCCGGCACTGCTCGCTGACCGAGATCGGACAGGCCTACTACCAGCGCTGCCTGGCCATGCGGGTGGAGGCGGAGGGCGCGGCGGAGGTGATCGAGCGCAACCGCAGCGAGCCACGCGGGCTGGTGCGCCTGGCCTGCCCGACGACGCTGCTGAACTCCTGGGTGGGGCCGATGCTGTCGCGCTACATGCTCAAGTACCCGGCGGTGGAGCTGTTCATCGAGAGCACCAACCGGCGTGTCGACCTGCTCCACGAAGGGTTCGACGTGGCCCTGCGGGTACGCTTCCCGCCGCTGGAGAACACCGACATGGTGATGAAGGTGCTGGCCAACAGCACCCAGTGCCTGGTAGGACACCCGGACCTGCTGGCCCGGTTGCCGGCGGACTTCCGTCCCGAGGACCTCGGCACTCTGCCGAGCCTGCACTGGGGCGGCTCGCAGCGCGAATACCAGTGGGAACTGTTCAATCCCGAGGGGGAACGGCTGGTGATCCCGCACCGGCCGCGCATGGTCACCGACGATCTGCTGGCCCTGCGCAACAGCGTGGTGGCGGGCGTGGGCATCGCGCACCTGCCGCGGGTGGCGGTGCGCGAGGACCTGGCCTGCGGCGCGCTGGTGGAGCCGTTGCCCGGCTGGATGCCCCGTTGCGGCATCGTCCATGCGATCTTCCCGTCACGGCGCGGCCTGTTGCCCTCGGTGCGTACGCTGATCGACTTCCTGGCCGAGGAGTTCGCCCGCAGCGATATGGCCTGAGTGCCGGTCAGTTTCTCAAGGCGCGCCCCAGTACCTCGGCGGCTGCGTGGATGGAGGCTTCGTCGTAGGGCGCGAAGCCCATCACCAGCCCCGGCGCGCGGGGCCTGGCGCTGTAGGGCGTGAGCGGCAGCAGGTCGATGCCGGCGGCGCTGATTCGGGCGTAGGCGGCGGCTTCGTCGTCCAGCTCTAGTTCGACGGCGATGTCCAGGCCGGCGCGGATTTCCGGCACCCGGATCAAGCCGCGCCAGTGTCGCTCGGCGGCCTCGGCGAAGGCTTCCGCCCGCGAGGCATAGAGCTTGCGCATGCGGCGTACGTGCCGGTCGAAATGGCCCTCACTGATGAAGTCGGCGAGCACTGCCTGGCCCAGGCTGTTGGCGTGCCGGGCGGTGAGGGCGGCGGCGCGGGTGAAGCTTTCCACCAGTTGCGGCGGTAGCACCAGGTAGGCCAGTCGGATCGCCGGGAACAGCAGTTTGCTGAAGGTGCCGGCGAGGATCACCGAGTGGCTCGCTCCCGGCATCGAGCGCAGCGCCGGGATCGGTTTGGCGATGAAGCGGTACTCGCTGTCGTAGTCGTCCTCGAACACATAGGCATTGCGCTGGCTGGCCCAGCGCAGCAGGGCGAGTCGGCGCGCCGGGGACATCTCGCCGCCCAATGGCGCCTGCCGCGACGGCGTGACGTAGGCCAGGCGAGCGTCGGCAGCCAGGCGGATGCCGTCCTCCACCCGCAGGCCGTCGTGGTCCACCGGTACGTCCACCCGCGCAACGCCGGAGACTTCCATCAGTTGCCGCGCGCCGGGATATCCCGGGTCCTCCATCCAGACCTTTTCCCCCGGCGGCACCAGCAGCCGCAGGCACAGGTCCAGCCCTTGCTGCACGCTGCCGAGAATGACGATGCAGTCGGCGCCCACCTGCACGCCGCGGGCAATGGCCAAGTAGTTGGCGACCGCCTCGCGCAGCGCCGGCAAGCCAGCCGGGTCCGCGTCCAGCAGGGCCGGTAGCTTGGAGCTGCGCAACTGGTGCAGGTGCAGCTTGCGCCACAGGTCCACCGGGAAGGCGCCGACATCGCCCCGATGGGGGAAGAACGGCCGCAGCCCCGGCGTGACGCTGCGCCGGGCGAAGATCGGCTTGATCGCATTCAGCCGCTCTATCCATGGCGTGTCCGGCGGCGGGACAGGCAGTTCGGCAGTGGGGGTGATCTTGCGCCGGACATAGCCGCTGCCGAGGGTTGCATCCGGCAGCACCTCACTGACCTGGGTACCACTGCCGGTGCGCGCTTGCAGATAGCCCTCGGACAGCAGTTGCTGGTAGGCCGCCTGCGCCGTGCCCCGGGCGACCTTGTAGTGCTCCGCCAGCGCGCGGGTGCTGGGCAAGGTGCTGCCGCCGGGCAGGCGCCCGCTGAGGATGGCCTCGCGCAGCGCCTCGTACAGCCAGCGTTGCAGGGTGACGCCCGGCTCCGGGGCGCCGAGGGGAAGGGAAACGATCAGGGGAGCGTTCTTGTTGGCGGGCATGACCGGTCTCTCGAAGTGGACCAGTCATTTTAGAGGGAATTGGATCAATACGCTGGCCACGCTCGCCCGCACAATGCGTCCCGTAGTCCGGCATCAGGCCGGTGAGTCCCCTCCCCACGACCTCTTTCTGGAGCACATCATGAAACAACAGATTCTGATCATCGGTGCCGGATTCGGCGGCCTCTGGAGTGCCCTCAGCGCAGTGCGCCTGCTCGACCAGCAGCGCGCGGACGTAGCGGTCACGCTGCTCGCGCCGCAGGCCGAACTGCGCATCCGCCCGCGCTTCTACGAACACAATGTCGCCGGCACCACCGCGCCGCTGGGTGAGCTGTTCCAGGCGGTCGGCGTGAACTTCGTCCAGGGCAGCGCCACCGGCATCGATAGTCACGCACAGCGCGTCCGCTACAGCAGCGTCAACGGTCAGGTGGGCGAGCTGGCATACGACCGCCTGGTGCTGGCGGCCGGCAGCGAAGTGGCGCGCCCGGCGGCCGCCGGCATCGAGCGTCACACCTTCGACGTGGACAGCCTGGAGTCGGCGCTGAAGCTGGAAGAACACCTGCATGCGCTGGCCAGCCTGCCGGAAAGCCCGGCACGCAATACCGTGGTGGTGGTGGGCGGTGGCTTCACCGGCATCGAGACCGCCACCGAAATGCCCGGCCGGCTGCGGGCGATCCTCGGTGAGGACGCTGCGGTGAACGTCATCATCGTCGATCCGGGCCAGCGCATCGGCGCCGCCATGGGCGACTCGATCGCCGAGATCATTGCCCACGCCAGCGAGACCCTTGGCGTGTCCTGGCGCCTGGGCGCCCCGGTGAGCTCGGTGGACGAGCACGGCGTGACCCTGGCCAATGGCGAGCGCATCGAGACCCGCACGGTGATCTGGGCCGCCGGGGTGAAGGCTTCGCCGCTGACCGCGCAGATTGATGCACCGCGCGATCCCCGTGGCCGCCTGCACGTCGACCGCAATCTCAAGGTACTGGGCCAGGAGCGGATCTACGCCACCGGCGATACCGCCTACGCCGCGACGGACGACCTGGGCAACTACGCGCTGATGACCTGCCAGCACGCCATCTCCCTGGGCCGCTCGGCGGGCAACAACGCTGCCGCCGACCTGCTGGGCGTCGCACCGATTCCCTACAGCCAGCCCAAGTACGTCACCTGCCTGGACCTGGGCGGTTGGGGCGCGGTGTACACCGAGGGCTGGGACCGCCAGATCAAGCTGACGGGGGAGGAGGGCAAGCAGCTCAAGACCCAGATCAACACCCAGTGGATCTACCCGCCGGCGGCCGATCGCGCGGTTGCGCTGGCTGCAGCCGACCCGCTGATCCCTGTGGTGGCGTGACCGGACACTGGTGAGCAAGGCTGAGAGCCGCACGTGAACAACGTGCGGCTCTTTTGTTTCCGGCATCGGCAGCGGCGGCGCTTTTACCACCAATCAGGGTGGTTTCAGTGTTCCAGGAATGGAACTGTGAGGGCCACTTCGTGGATCTAGCGGGAGCGTCGTTGCGCAACTACCGTTACTGCCGTCAGTTGCGGGAGGTGCGCAATGAAGAAAATTCTCGGTGTCTATTCCAGCCCCAGGCCCCATTGGGTGGGTGACGGATTTCCGGTCCGCACGCTGTTTTCCTACGACAGCCTTGGCAAGCACATCAGCCCCTTCCTGCTGCTCGACTTCGCCGGCCCGCAGGACTTCCCGCCGACCACCGCGCGCCGGGGCGTAGGGCAGCATCCCCATCGCGGTTTCGAGACGGTCACCATCGTCTACAAGGGCGAACTGGAGCACCGCGACTCCACCGGAGCCGGTGGGCGTATCGGCCCTGGCGACGTGCAATGGATGACGGCGGCCGCGGGCATCCTCCACGAGGAGTTCCACTCCGAAGCCTTCGGCCGCAGCGGCGGCACCCTGGAAATGGTGCAGCTGTGGGTCAACCTGCCGGCGCGGGACAAGATGTCGGCGCCGCGTTACCAGACCCTGCTCGACAGCGCCATTCCCGTCATCGAACTGGCCAATGGCGCCGGCACGCTGCGCCTGATCGCAGGGCAGTTCGACGGCCGGCAGGGGCCCGCGCAGACCTTCACGCCGATCGATGTCTGGGACCTGCGGATCAAGCAGGGCATGCCGGTCAGCCTGCCCGTGGTGCCGGGACGCACTGCGGCCCTGGTGGTCCTGCACGGCACGCTGCTGGTGAACGGCAGCGAAGTCGTGCGCGAGGCGCAGACGGTGTTGTTCGAACGGGCAGGGGAGGAGGTGGTGCTGGAGGCGAACGGCGAGGCGCATGTGTTGCTGCTGGCCGGTGAGCCCATTGACGAGCCGATCGTCGGCTACGGCCCCTTCGTGATGAACAGTGAAAGCGAGATAGGTCAGGCGATTCAGGACTTCGAGAGTGGTCGGTTCGGCCAGCTGAACGACTGACGGTCACGGTGTCGATCAGGTGCGTATCTAACCTGATAAATCCCCCGCACTGGAATGTGGGGCCTGCGGTTCAGCCGCCGGGGCCTGGACGGCCTTGATCCTGCGCAAGTGGAGAGGACCATGAGCAATTTTGCACAAGTCGCCAACTTCAACGGCCAGATTCCCAAGATCGATCCCAATAACGCCGCGATGCTGTTGATTGACCATCAGAGTGGTCTGTTCCAGACGGTCAAGGACATGCCGATGACCACGCTGCGGGCCAATGCCATCACCCTGGCGAAGATCGCCACGCTCGCCAAGATCCCGGTCATTACCACCGCCTCCGTGCCGCAAGGCCCCAACGGCCCGCTGATCCCGGAAATCCACGAGGCCGCGCCGCATGCCCAGTACGTGGCGCGCAAGGGTGAGATCAACGCCTGGGACAACGCGGACTTCGTCGCCGCGGTGGAAAAAACCGGCCGCAAGCAACTGATCATCGCCGGCACCATCACCAGCGTGTGCATGGCCTTCCCCAGCATCAGCGCGGTCAACGCCGGTTACCAGGTCTTTGCGGTCATCGATGCGTCCGGCACCTATTCGAAGATGGCCCAGGAAATCACCCTGGCCCGCGTGGTCCAGGCCGGCGTGGTGCCAATGGATACCGCCGCGGTGTGTTCCGAAGTTCAGCAGACCTGGAACCGCGCGGATGCCGCCCAATGGGCAGAGGCGTATAGCGCCGTGTTCCCACACTACCAATTGCTGATCGAGAGCTACACCAAGGCACAGCAGGTCGTGGCCAATCACGAAGTGCTGGACTCGCAACGCTGAATCCCCCTTGCCCAGCGAACCACGCTGGGCATTCAACCTGAGAACGAGGAAACGCCATGAGCAAGCCCTACGTCCGTCTCGACAAGACCCAGGCCGCCGTATTGCTGGTCGATCACCAGACCGGTCTGCTTTCGCTGGTTCGGGATATCGAGCCGGACAAGTTCAAGAACAACGTCCTGGCCCTGGCTGACCTGGCCAAGTACTTCAAGCTGCCGACCATCCTCACCACCAGTTTCGAAAACGGCCCCAACGGCCCGCTGGTGCCGGAGCTCAAGGAAATGTTCCCGGATGCTCCCTACATCGCCCGTCCGGGCAACATCAACGCCTGGGACAACGAAGACTTCGTCAAGGCGGTCAAGGCCACCGGCAAGAAGCAGCTGATCATTGCCGGCGTGGTGACCGAAGTGTGTGTGGCCTTCCCGGCACTCTCGGCGCTGGCCGAAGACTTCGATGTGTTTGTCGTGGCGGACGCTTCCGGCACCTTCAATGAAGTCACCCGCGATGCCGCCTGGCGCCGCATGGAAGCCGCCGGCGCCCAGCTGATGACCTGGTTCGGCGTGGCCTGCGAGCTGCACCGAGACTGGCGCAACGACATCGAGGGTCTGGCCGCGCTGTTCTCCGCGCACATTCCGGACTACCGCAACCTGATCACCAGCTACAGCCTGCTGACCGCAGCGAAGTGATCCAACCGCGAGGAGCCATGCCTGAGTGCATGGCTCCTCGCCCGGCCTGACAGGCCCTATCGAATTGGGAATTTCTCCATGGCAGAACCGACAGTCCGTGCGTCCTTTGCAGGCGCGGCATTCCAGGTGAAATTGAGTGCCGGCGAGCATGAGTGGCTCGGCGATGTTCCCGCCGGGTTGGGCGGTGGCGACACCGGCCCTTCGCCTCACCAGCTCCTGCTGTCCGCCCTGGGCGCCTGCACGTCCATCACGGTGGCCATGTATGCGCAGCGCAAGGGCCTGCCGCTGGAGTCCATCGATGTGGATTTGAAGGTGCTGCAGGAGCGGCCAGGGCACACGGAGATCGGGCGCGACATTCGCCTGGCCGGTGCGCTGACTGAGGAGCAGCGCACGCGCTTGCTGGAGATTGCCAATGCCTGCCCGATTCACAAGGTGCTGAGTGGTGAAATTGTCATCACCAGCCAGTTGGTCGAGTGAGGTCAGTGCAGCCGACAGTCCTGGTCGTGAGTATCCCGGTGGCTGGGGAGATCTGATGATGAGTACACACGAAACCCAATGCGAGCTGTCATCTTCCGCCGATTGCCCGATGAATAACGGCGTTCGGGCGATTCAGCGGGTCGTTTCGCGCACTGCCGAGGTCG of the Pseudomonas sp. PSE14 genome contains:
- a CDS encoding PLP-dependent aminotransferase family protein produces the protein MPANKNAPLIVSLPLGAPEPGVTLQRWLYEALREAILSGRLPGGSTLPSTRALAEHYKVARGTAQAAYQQLLSEGYLQARTGSGTQVSEVLPDATLGSGYVRRKITPTAELPVPPPDTPWIERLNAIKPIFARRSVTPGLRPFFPHRGDVGAFPVDLWRKLHLHQLRSSKLPALLDADPAGLPALREAVANYLAIARGVQVGADCIVILGSVQQGLDLCLRLLVPPGEKVWMEDPGYPGARQLMEVSGVARVDVPVDHDGLRVEDGIRLAADARLAYVTPSRQAPLGGEMSPARRLALLRWASQRNAYVFEDDYDSEYRFIAKPIPALRSMPGASHSVILAGTFSKLLFPAIRLAYLVLPPQLVESFTRAAALTARHANSLGQAVLADFISEGHFDRHVRRMRKLYASRAEAFAEAAERHWRGLIRVPEIRAGLDIAVELELDDEAAAYARISAAGIDLLPLTPYSARPRAPGLVMGFAPYDEASIHAAAEVLGRALRN
- the ycaC gene encoding isochorismate family cysteine hydrolase YcaC yields the protein MSKPYVRLDKTQAAVLLVDHQTGLLSLVRDIEPDKFKNNVLALADLAKYFKLPTILTTSFENGPNGPLVPELKEMFPDAPYIARPGNINAWDNEDFVKAVKATGKKQLIIAGVVTEVCVAFPALSALAEDFDVFVVADASGTFNEVTRDAAWRRMEAAGAQLMTWFGVACELHRDWRNDIEGLAALFSAHIPDYRNLITSYSLLTAAK
- a CDS encoding OsmC family protein, with amino-acid sequence MAEPTVRASFAGAAFQVKLSAGEHEWLGDVPAGLGGGDTGPSPHQLLLSALGACTSITVAMYAQRKGLPLESIDVDLKVLQERPGHTEIGRDIRLAGALTEEQRTRLLEIANACPIHKVLSGEIVITSQLVE
- a CDS encoding LysR substrate-binding domain-containing protein, producing MEDLNSLYYFTQVVEHGGFASAGRALDMPKSKLSRRIAELEERLGVRLLQRTSRHCSLTEIGQAYYQRCLAMRVEAEGAAEVIERNRSEPRGLVRLACPTTLLNSWVGPMLSRYMLKYPAVELFIESTNRRVDLLHEGFDVALRVRFPPLENTDMVMKVLANSTQCLVGHPDLLARLPADFRPEDLGTLPSLHWGGSQREYQWELFNPEGERLVIPHRPRMVTDDLLALRNSVVAGVGIAHLPRVAVREDLACGALVEPLPGWMPRCGIVHAIFPSRRGLLPSVRTLIDFLAEEFARSDMA
- a CDS encoding pirin family protein, which encodes MKKILGVYSSPRPHWVGDGFPVRTLFSYDSLGKHISPFLLLDFAGPQDFPPTTARRGVGQHPHRGFETVTIVYKGELEHRDSTGAGGRIGPGDVQWMTAAAGILHEEFHSEAFGRSGGTLEMVQLWVNLPARDKMSAPRYQTLLDSAIPVIELANGAGTLRLIAGQFDGRQGPAQTFTPIDVWDLRIKQGMPVSLPVVPGRTAALVVLHGTLLVNGSEVVREAQTVLFERAGEEVVLEANGEAHVLLLAGEPIDEPIVGYGPFVMNSESEIGQAIQDFESGRFGQLND
- a CDS encoding hydrolase, which translates into the protein MSNFAQVANFNGQIPKIDPNNAAMLLIDHQSGLFQTVKDMPMTTLRANAITLAKIATLAKIPVITTASVPQGPNGPLIPEIHEAAPHAQYVARKGEINAWDNADFVAAVEKTGRKQLIIAGTITSVCMAFPSISAVNAGYQVFAVIDASGTYSKMAQEITLARVVQAGVVPMDTAAVCSEVQQTWNRADAAQWAEAYSAVFPHYQLLIESYTKAQQVVANHEVLDSQR
- the ycaC gene encoding isochorismate family cysteine hydrolase YcaC, encoding MTNTTYNRLDKDNAAVLLVDHQAGLLSLVRDIEPDKFKNNVLALADLAKYFKLPTILTTSFETGPNGPLVPELKEMFPDAPYIARPGQINAWDNEDFVKAIKATGKKQLIIAGVVTEVCVAFPALSALAEGFDVFVVADASGTFNEMTRDAAWRRMEAAGAQLMTWFGVACELHRDWRNDIEGLAALFSNHIPDYRNLITSYNLLSGAK
- a CDS encoding FAD-dependent oxidoreductase, which gives rise to MKQQILIIGAGFGGLWSALSAVRLLDQQRADVAVTLLAPQAELRIRPRFYEHNVAGTTAPLGELFQAVGVNFVQGSATGIDSHAQRVRYSSVNGQVGELAYDRLVLAAGSEVARPAAAGIERHTFDVDSLESALKLEEHLHALASLPESPARNTVVVVGGGFTGIETATEMPGRLRAILGEDAAVNVIIVDPGQRIGAAMGDSIAEIIAHASETLGVSWRLGAPVSSVDEHGVTLANGERIETRTVIWAAGVKASPLTAQIDAPRDPRGRLHVDRNLKVLGQERIYATGDTAYAATDDLGNYALMTCQHAISLGRSAGNNAAADLLGVAPIPYSQPKYVTCLDLGGWGAVYTEGWDRQIKLTGEEGKQLKTQINTQWIYPPAADRAVALAAADPLIPVVA